The following proteins come from a genomic window of Pocillopora verrucosa isolate sample1 chromosome 6, ASM3666991v2, whole genome shotgun sequence:
- the LOC131797603 gene encoding octopamine receptor beta-2R, protein MNTMQHESYSNETENSTRLTSLFKETKKVEVAVLFSLAMAIVVINSSVFYLFFRRKTLRTTSNYPLFSLAVCDFFCGFIIIPLFAFLVFTPLIQPSGSIRFYLGFVLTVLHNFVAIATVYHIVVVTGERYLAIKAPFKHRVLHKKSILTVLIIVWLSSLVVSFLPFTWISKIHPVLKPESSRYALSFSIFCIVFALILPYIFLVYAFIDMFKGINRRSKSLHRKKGGGMLIIRRSTSSRNRSSSEGKSLALFAMMASVYLICWFPWFVLFLLHQLSAIDSSKLVVPSQVSLIIRYATSVANPLLYTFMKRDFFQAFKFEFSRHRGSAIPLTDLRGQQTSREVGSSITECREHLYESAC, encoded by the coding sequence ATGAACACCATGCAGCACGAGTCATATTCCAACGAGACGGAAAATTCCACAAGGCTAACAAGTCTAtttaaagagacaaaaaaagtTGAGGTTGCAGTACTGTTCTCTCTTGCGATGGCCATCGTTGTAATCAACAGCTCAGTGTTTTATCTCTTCTTTAGGAGGAAAACTCTGCGAACCACTTCAAATTATCCACTCTTCAGCTTGGCTGTTTGCGACTTCTTCTGTGGTTTTATAATCATTCCACTTTTCGCATTCCTAGTTTTCACGCCGTTGATACAACCCAGTGGATCGATCAGGTTTTATCTTGGATTTGTTTTGACTGTCCTTCATAACTTTGTGGCCATTGCTACTGTATATCACATCGTTGTTGTGACAGGAGAGCGTTATTTGGCAATCAAGGCTCCATTTAAACATCGAGTACTTCACAAGAAAAGCATTTTGACAGTTTTAATAATTGTTTGGCTTTCCTCGCTTGTTGTATCTTTTCTCCCTTTCACATGGATCAGTAAAATACATCCAGTACTTAAACCAGAATCCTCAAGATACGCACTCTCGTTTTCGATATTCTGTATTgtgtttgctttaattttaCCTTACATCTTCTTGGTCTATGCATTCATTGATATGTTCAAAGGTATCAATAGAAGATCGAAGAGTCTACATCGGAAAAAGGGTGGCGGGATGCTTATAATTCGACGTTCAACAAGCTCACGTAACCGGTCAAGTTCTGAAGGCAAGTCTTTGGCACTCTTCGCCATGATGGCGTCTGTATACCTGATATGTTGGTTCCCCTGGTTTGTCTTGTTTTTATTGCACCAGCTTTCGGCCATTGACTCTTCTAAATTGGTTGTACCTTCTCAAGTGTCACTGATCATCAGATATGCGACATCTGTAGCCAATCCATTACTCTACACCTTCATGAAAAGGGACTTCTTTCAGGCTTTTAAGTTTGAATTCAGCAGACACCGAGGGTCAGCAATTCCTCTTACCGATTTACGCGGTCAGCAAACGTCGAGGGAAGTTGGTAGCTCTATCACAGAATGTCGGGAGCATCTTTACGAGAGTGCGTGTTGA
- the LOC131797614 gene encoding neurotrypsin-like produces MNCAIFIFFVFPAALSEDVIRLVQPPDATYVGQGRVEVQHQGTWGTICDDEWSFEDATVVCEQMGFLKAIYQAKRAKFGQGTGPVWLSKMMCTGREKSLTDCPHQGWGENSCGHERDAGVSCLQEGLPQILEVGCYRDAQGDRALNNMYASLRGNIDWHNLRSLVTRCAERAFELGYRYFGVQFYGECWGDDRPRPTYDKHGAGKGCTDGVGDEIHNFVYRFAPWRDLGCWRDTGDGRTMTMLENFRGQIDWFHLEKTVEKCYEAAKKKNKKYFAIQFYGECWVSDTESYKVHGPSTNCWNGVGRDYDNYVYEVLF; encoded by the exons atgaattgcgctatttttattttcttcgttTTTCCCGCTGCTCTTTCAG AAGATGTCATTCGGCTTGTGCAGCCGCCTGATGCAACGTACGTGGGCCAAGGTCGAGTGGAAGTACAGCACCAAGGGACCTGGGGCACAATTTGTGATGATGAATGGTCGTTTGAGGACGCTACTGTAGTGTGTGAGCAGATGGGCTTCCTTAAAGCAATTTATCag GCAAAGCGAGCAAAGTTTGGCCAAGGGACTGGACCCGTGTGGCTGAGTAAGATGATGTGCACAGGAAGGGAAAAGTCTCTTACAGACTGCCCCCATCAGGGGTGGGGTGAGAACAGTTGTGGCCATGAGCGGGATGCCGGTGTCAGCTGCTTGCAAGAAG GCCTTCCACAAATCCTTGAGGTCGGGTGTTACCGTGACGCCCAAGGAGACAGGGCCTTAAACAACATGTATGCCTCCCTCCGAGGAAATATCGATTGGCACAACTTACGATCGCTGGTGACGAGGTGTGCAGAGCGTGCGTTCGAGCTTGGTTATCGGTATTTCGGGGTGCAGTTTTATGGAGAGTGCTGGGGGGACGACCGCCCTCGGCCAACGTATGATAAACACGGTGCCGGTAAAGGTTGTACTGACG GTGTTGGCGATGAAATTCACAACTTTGTTTATCGTTTCGCACCGTGGCGGGACCTTGGCTGTTGGAGAGACACTGGTGATGGTCGCACCATGACAATGCTGGAGAATTTTCGGGGACAAATCGACTGGTTCCACCTGGAGAAAACAG TCGAGAAGTGTTACGAAGctgccaaaaagaaaaacaagaaatactTCGCCATCCAGTTTTACGGCGAGTGTTGGGTTTCTGACACAGAATCTTACAAGGTACACGGTCCGTCCACTAATTGCTGGAACGGAGTCGGAAGGGACTATGATAACTACGTGTACGAGGTGCTTTTTTAA
- the LOC131797587 gene encoding uncharacterized protein, with translation MKLLSISIFLMLCHEGISDYIAGQEVFFNSLKQLEIDRQEALLKLPYDPLLGKEAQNDGLVRSAVVRSKRAITNEKSNTIRLNFPDNLPKENGTGRVEVYRDNQWGTVCDKAWDIKDAFVVCNELGLVKAIQETKKAKYGQGQGPVWLSNVQCSGGESSLLSCPHSGWGNVGSCTHGNDAGVKCLQKGLPRLIEVGCYKDSKTNRALRTLYAYLRKEIDWYNLRNMVTKCAEKAWKRGFRYFGIQFYGECWSDEEAETRYDMHGEVGQLQSKQNCIEGVGMHWANFVYKFAPWSDLGCWKDNTRDRAMEKLLVNLRSQIDWFNIGKTVDLCYQAAKKDGKKYFAVQFYGECWVDKDDTTYTKHGSSTSCWSGVGKQRTNYVYSVLW, from the exons ATGAAACTCCTTtcaatctcaatttttttgatgCTGTGTCATGAAGGAATTTCAG ACTACATAGCCGGTCAAGAGGTTTTCTTCAACTCGTTGAAACAGCTAGAGATCGACCGCCAGGAGGCACTGCTTAAGCTACCTTACG ATCCTCTGCTGGGGAAAGAAGCACAAAATGACGGGCTAGTCAGGTCAGCGGTTGTACGGTCCAAGAGGGCTATCACGAACGAGAAAA GCAATACCATCCGCTTAAACTTTCCCGACAACCTTCCCAAAGAAAATGGCACAGGACGAGTGGAAGTTTACCGTGACAACCAATGGGGTACGGTGTGCGACAAAGCCTGGGACATCAAAGACGCCTTCGTTGTATGCAATGAACTGGGACTGGTCAAAGCGATCCAAGAGACAAAGAAAGCCAAATATGGTCAAGGTCAAGGTCCCGTATGGCTTAGCAATGTGCAGTGCTCAGGAGGAGAGAGTTCTCTGCTAAGCTGCCCTCACTCTGGGTGGGGAAATGTTGGTAGTTGTACCCATGGTAACGACGCAGGTGTAAAGTGTTTGCAAAAAG GTCTTCCGCGTTTGATTGAGGTTGGCTGTTATAAAGACAGTAAAACTAATCGAGCCCTCCGAACTCTGTACGCCTATCTACGAAAGGAAATCGATTGGTATAACCTAAGAAACATGGTTACCAAGTGTGCCGAAAAAGCCTGGAAACGAGGATTCCG ATATTTTGGAATCCAATTTTACGGAGAATGCTGGAGTGATGAAGAAGCCGAGACACGATACGATATGCATGGAGAGGTTGGACAACTACAGAGCAAACAGAACTGTATCGAAG GCGTTGGGATGCACTGGGCAAATTTTGTGTACAAGTTTGCACCTTGGTCGGACCTGGGATGTTGGAAGGATAATACACGTGACCGAGCAATGGAAAAGTTGCTAGTGAACCTGCGATCCCAGATTGATTGGTTTAACATCGGTAAAACTG TCGATCTTTGCTACCAGGCCGCAAAGAAAGATGGGAAGAAGTATTTTGCCGTGCAGTTTTACGGTGAATGCTGGGTGGATAAAGATGATACAACTTACACGAAGCATGGATCGAGCACATCCTGCTGGAGTGGAGTgggaaaacaaagaacaaactATGTGTACAGTGTTCTGTGGTAA